A region from the Ciconia boyciana chromosome 1, ASM3463844v1, whole genome shotgun sequence genome encodes:
- the MRPL39 gene encoding large ribosomal subunit protein mL39 isoform X1 encodes MAARWAARCLRDGREGRRFIFTPTVSRLTSDEVIQMRNELFTKEKERQLSLYPRIEKIEVKYTGKSHPGSVFVMNKALSTPYNCAMHLSEWHCRKSVLALVDGEAWDMYRPLTKSCEIQFLTFKDEDPEEVNKAYWRSCAMIMACVLKRAFKDEYSVNLIKAPEVPVISGAFCYDVILDNRLNDWKPTNDNLHSLTRDARKLIDKDLPFETLHVEAKVAREMFQHNRYKMEMIERKASQNMEGIVTLHRFGDFVDVSEGPHIPRTSFCFQYEITAAHNLQTNQSELIRRFQGVSLPIHLKAHHTVWHKLLERSKRLVTEEKYLEAAAECHEAKDGTEEGKTVSI; translated from the exons ATGGCGGCGCGCTGGGCCGCCCGCTGCCTGCGGGACGGGCGGGAGGGGCGCC GGTTCATCTTTACGCCGACTGTTTCTCGACTGACATCAGATGAAGTGATTCAGATGCGTAATGAGCTCTTTaccaaagagaaagagagacagttATCTCTGTATCCACGAATTGAGAAAATCGAAGTAAAATACACTGGGAAATCTCACCCTGGCAGTGTGTTTGTAATGAACAAAGCTTTGTCTACTCCATACAATTGTGCCATGC aCTTAAGTGAATGGCATTGCAGGAAATCTGTTCTAGCTCTTGTGGATGGTGAAGCGTGGGATATGTATAGACCCTTGACCAAATCATGTGAAATTCAGTTCCTTACTTTCAAAGATGAAGATCCAGAGGAAGTAAACAAG GCCTATTGGCGTTCCTGTGCCATGATCATGGCATGTGTGTTAAAGCGGGCGTTCAAAGATGAGTACTCAGTGAATCTAATTAAAGCTCCAGAAGTGCCAG TGATCTCTGGAGCTTTCTGTTATGATGTAATTTTGGACAATAGACTGAATGACTGGAAACCGACAAAC GACAACTTGCATTCTCTTACAAGGGATGCCAGAAAGCTAATTGATAAAGACCTGCCATTTGAAACACTGCATGTTGAAGCAAAAGTAGCACGTGAAATGTTTCAACATAACAG ATACAAAATGGAGATGATAGAACGAAAAGCTTCTCAGAATATGGAAGGAATTGTAACGTTACATAG GTTTGGTGACTTTGTAGATGTTAGTGAAGGCCCTCATATTCCAAGGACAAGTTTCTGTTTCCAGTATGAGATAACGGCAGCCCATAATCTTCAGACTAACCAATCTGAATTGATAAGGAGGTTCCAGGGTGTGTCCCTGCCAATCCATTTGAAG GCTCACCACACCGTGTGGCACAAACTGCTGGAAAGATCGAAGAGGCTG gtcactgaagaaaaatatttggaagcagcagcagaatgtCATGAGGCAAAAGATGgaactgaagaaggaaaaactgtaTCAATTTAA
- the MRPL39 gene encoding large ribosomal subunit protein mL39 isoform X2 yields the protein MRNELFTKEKERQLSLYPRIEKIEVKYTGKSHPGSVFVMNKALSTPYNCAMHLSEWHCRKSVLALVDGEAWDMYRPLTKSCEIQFLTFKDEDPEEVNKAYWRSCAMIMACVLKRAFKDEYSVNLIKAPEVPVISGAFCYDVILDNRLNDWKPTNDNLHSLTRDARKLIDKDLPFETLHVEAKVAREMFQHNRYKMEMIERKASQNMEGIVTLHRFGDFVDVSEGPHIPRTSFCFQYEITAAHNLQTNQSELIRRFQGVSLPIHLKAHHTVWHKLLERSKRLVTEEKYLEAAAECHEAKDGTEEGKTVSI from the exons ATGCGTAATGAGCTCTTTaccaaagagaaagagagacagttATCTCTGTATCCACGAATTGAGAAAATCGAAGTAAAATACACTGGGAAATCTCACCCTGGCAGTGTGTTTGTAATGAACAAAGCTTTGTCTACTCCATACAATTGTGCCATGC aCTTAAGTGAATGGCATTGCAGGAAATCTGTTCTAGCTCTTGTGGATGGTGAAGCGTGGGATATGTATAGACCCTTGACCAAATCATGTGAAATTCAGTTCCTTACTTTCAAAGATGAAGATCCAGAGGAAGTAAACAAG GCCTATTGGCGTTCCTGTGCCATGATCATGGCATGTGTGTTAAAGCGGGCGTTCAAAGATGAGTACTCAGTGAATCTAATTAAAGCTCCAGAAGTGCCAG TGATCTCTGGAGCTTTCTGTTATGATGTAATTTTGGACAATAGACTGAATGACTGGAAACCGACAAAC GACAACTTGCATTCTCTTACAAGGGATGCCAGAAAGCTAATTGATAAAGACCTGCCATTTGAAACACTGCATGTTGAAGCAAAAGTAGCACGTGAAATGTTTCAACATAACAG ATACAAAATGGAGATGATAGAACGAAAAGCTTCTCAGAATATGGAAGGAATTGTAACGTTACATAG GTTTGGTGACTTTGTAGATGTTAGTGAAGGCCCTCATATTCCAAGGACAAGTTTCTGTTTCCAGTATGAGATAACGGCAGCCCATAATCTTCAGACTAACCAATCTGAATTGATAAGGAGGTTCCAGGGTGTGTCCCTGCCAATCCATTTGAAG GCTCACCACACCGTGTGGCACAAACTGCTGGAAAGATCGAAGAGGCTG gtcactgaagaaaaatatttggaagcagcagcagaatgtCATGAGGCAAAAGATGgaactgaagaaggaaaaactgtaTCAATTTAA